A segment of the Puniceicoccales bacterium genome:
TCTTTTAATCTCCTTATGACCGTGGCATCATAGGGACTGATATAATGTTCCAAAATTCTACTGGCACAGGTCAATGGCTGACCTTCCTCGGAAATTGCATCCTTTATGCCCACCGGTATGCCATCCAAATCACTCAATATTAATCCATTGGATCGTCTTTTATCTGATTCTCTGGCCTGATTCAATGTTTTCTCTTCATCGTAACTTAGGAATGCTCCAATGCTTCCATCCAACGACTTTGTGCGATCTATGAATACGCGGGTCAGTTCCTCCGAGGAGACAATCCTACGCCTCAGCATATCGCTCAATGCCGAAATGGATTTATAAAAAAATTCCTCTGCCATACTATTCAACCATTTTAGGTACAATTATTTGATTTCCAGATTTCTCCGGGGCATTTAGCAAAGCCTTGGCCACGGGAAAACTTTCACCAATATCATCATTGCGCCAAATATTATAAATGGGAAATGCATGGGCAATAGGCTCCACATCGACCACATCAACTTCCTTTAGTTGATCAAAATATTCTAAAATATCCCTCAGCTGACCTGTCAGCTTGCATTTTTCTTCCTCGGTTAATTCTATTCTTGCCAGCTTGGAAATCAGATCTATATCAATGGATGTTGATTGTTCTGGTGAATTCATCTCACCGCAGAAAAATGTAAAGACAACCTAAAAGGTCAAGTTATTGTTTGCATTTTTCATCCAAAAGAAAATGATCAACTATATATTATAATTATAGATTTATTACATATCCCATGAATACCTGTTTAGAATATTCTAATCTTGAAAATATCGCTGCAGTAGATGCTAAAAATGCTAGTTTTGGAAATACAGGAAAGCCAATGACATTGGTCCGAGCCGAGTCACTTAATATTACCTTTCACAGCACCAGAGTTTTTTCTCTATTTGGTAGTCGCAAAGTAAACGCACTGAAAAACGTCTCATTCAA
Coding sequences within it:
- the gatC gene encoding Asp-tRNA(Asn)/Glu-tRNA(Gln) amidotransferase subunit GatC, whose protein sequence is MNSPEQSTSIDIDLISKLARIELTEEEKCKLTGQLRDILEYFDQLKEVDVVDVEPIAHAFPIYNIWRNDDIGESFPVAKALLNAPEKSGNQIIVPKMVE